In Rhodococcus pseudokoreensis, one DNA window encodes the following:
- a CDS encoding nitrate/nitrite transporter — translation MRVGVTGSSARSLNLILATWVSAINFWAWNLIGPLSTTYADALSLSSAQASILVATPILVGALGRVVIGPLTDRFGGRTMFIAISVSSMFPVLAVGFAGAIDSYVLLLAFGFVLGIAGTIFAVGIPFVNSWFRPERRGFATGVFGAGMVGTALSAFFTPRFVRWFGLFPTHAIIAGALAITAIVCVLVMRNSPDFTPNTQSVLPKLKGAAKLRVTWEMSFLYAVVFGGFVAFSNYLPTYIKTIYHFSAVDAGTRTAAFAVAAVVARPIGGALSDRVPPKFVVLFSFAGTAAMAIVAAFQPPPDVLSAATFISLALFLGVGTGGVFAWVARRSPAKSVGAVTGIVAAAGGLGGYFPPLVMGATYNAEENNYTVGLGLLALTALAALLYTAYKLPARESAHSTAPAKRN, via the coding sequence ATGCGGGTAGGTGTAACCGGCTCCTCGGCACGTAGTCTCAACCTGATTCTGGCTACCTGGGTATCTGCTATCAACTTCTGGGCTTGGAACCTGATCGGCCCCCTGTCCACAACCTATGCAGATGCACTGTCGCTGAGCAGTGCTCAGGCATCGATTCTGGTCGCGACACCGATCTTGGTCGGTGCGCTCGGGCGGGTCGTGATCGGGCCGCTCACGGACAGGTTCGGTGGACGCACCATGTTCATTGCGATCTCGGTCAGCTCGATGTTTCCCGTGCTGGCAGTGGGTTTCGCCGGTGCGATCGACTCGTATGTGCTCCTCCTCGCCTTCGGGTTCGTACTCGGCATAGCTGGAACGATCTTCGCCGTGGGGATCCCTTTCGTGAACAGTTGGTTCAGGCCGGAACGCAGGGGGTTCGCAACCGGTGTCTTCGGTGCCGGCATGGTGGGGACCGCATTGTCGGCGTTCTTCACCCCGAGGTTCGTCCGCTGGTTCGGGCTGTTCCCCACCCACGCAATCATTGCGGGCGCCCTCGCGATCACCGCGATTGTTTGTGTGTTGGTGATGCGCAATTCTCCGGACTTCACTCCGAACACGCAATCGGTCTTGCCGAAACTGAAAGGCGCGGCAAAATTGCGGGTGACGTGGGAGATGTCGTTCCTGTACGCCGTGGTATTCGGTGGATTCGTGGCGTTCAGCAACTACCTGCCTACATACATCAAGACGATCTATCATTTCTCCGCGGTGGATGCGGGTACCCGCACGGCGGCGTTCGCGGTCGCGGCGGTGGTCGCCCGGCCGATTGGCGGTGCGCTCTCGGATCGGGTCCCGCCGAAGTTCGTGGTCTTGTTCTCCTTTGCCGGCACTGCCGCCATGGCGATCGTCGCTGCGTTCCAGCCGCCACCTGATGTTCTCTCTGCGGCCACCTTCATCTCGTTGGCCCTGTTCCTGGGTGTCGGAACCGGCGGGGTGTTCGCCTGGGTGGCACGTCGCTCTCCGGCCAAGAGCGTGGGTGCTGTCACGGGAATCGTCGCCGCGGCAGGCGGGCTCGGGGGTTATTTCCCGCCGTTGGTGATGGGTGCGACGTACAACGCCGAGGAGAACAACTACACGGTCGGTCTCGGCCTGCTGGCGCTGACCGCGTTGGCGGCGTTGCTCTACACCGCGTACAAGCTGCCGGCCCGCGAGTCCGCGCACTCCACTGCCCCGGCCAAGCGGAACTGA
- a CDS encoding nitrate reductase subunit alpha produces MAVNHTGGAAEELLLKSGRFFTPGTVSDDLRTVSREGGRQGDIFYRDRWSHDKVVRSTHGVNCTGSCSWKIYVKDGIITWETQETDYPTVGADRPEYEPRGCPRGAAFSWYTYSPTRVRYPYARGVLVEMYREAKQRVGDPVEAWADIQADPVRRRTYQRARGKGGLVRVSWGEATEMIAAAHVHTIKTYGPDRVTGFSPIPAMSMASFAAGSRFIELLGGVMTSFYDWYADLPVASPQVFGDQTDVPESGDWWDASYLLMWGSNVPVTRTPDAHWMAEVRYRGTKVVSISPDYADNTKFADEWMPCAAGTDGAMAMAMGHVILSEFFVTRREPFFVDYVRQFTDLPFLVKLEERDGRIVPGKNLTAADLGETSENAAFKPVLVDGATNAVVVPHGSLGFRYGDEGIGKWNLDLGDLAPALTVAADGATGETAVVHLPNFDTTDGHGTIIMRGVPVRRVGEHRVCSVFDLMLAQYGVERSGLPGEWPTGYDDPRTAYTPAWQEPLTGVSATQVTRIAREFANNAIESGGRSMIIMGAGICQWFHGDTTYRAVLALLILTGAMGRNGGGWAHYVGQEKVRPLTGWTTVAMGTDWTRPPRQMAGTSYWYAHTDQWRYDGYRADALASPTGRGRFHGRHTMDVMASAVAMGWTPFYPQFDRSSLDLADEAAAQGRDVIGHVVEQLGSGELGLAVTDPDNPQNWPRVLSVWRSNLLGSSSKGNEYFLQHLLGTDSNLSAEPTREDLRPGDVMWTDEIPEGKLDMLMSIDFRMTSTTLLSDVVLPAATWYEKGDLSTTDMHPYINAFSPAIDPPWETRSDFEAFGAVARAFSAMATKHLGVRRDVVMGTLQHDTPGAMAYPGGTEHDWRAAGETPVPGRTMGPLIVVERDYPAIADKWAALGPLVEEVGLITKGVTTHPHQEVAELAAKHGVMNIGAAAGRPALNTAEKMCDTILALSGTSNGRLAVEGFEELEKRTGRPLVHLAEGSEERRITYADTQSRPVPVITSPEWSGSESGGRRYAPFTVNIEELKPFHTLTGRMHFFLDHDWIEELGEQLPIYRPPLDMARLFEGPELGTHRNGIGLAVRYLTPHSKWSIHSEYQDNLFMLSLSRGGPTMWMSPNDAAKIEVKDNDWVEAENRNGIIVCRAVVSHRMPDGVVFVYHAQERTIDVPLTEKSGKRGGIHNSLTRLLIKPSHLAGGYAQMSFAFNYLGPTGNQRDEVTVVRRRSQEVTY; encoded by the coding sequence GTGGCTGTCAATCACACCGGCGGTGCGGCTGAAGAACTGTTGCTCAAGAGCGGACGGTTCTTCACGCCGGGAACGGTGTCGGACGATCTGCGTACGGTCAGCCGGGAGGGGGGTCGCCAGGGCGACATCTTCTACCGGGACCGGTGGAGTCACGACAAGGTCGTCCGATCGACGCACGGGGTGAACTGCACCGGCTCGTGTTCGTGGAAAATTTATGTCAAGGACGGAATTATCACCTGGGAAACCCAGGAGACCGACTACCCGACGGTCGGCGCCGATCGGCCCGAGTACGAGCCCCGCGGATGTCCCCGGGGCGCGGCCTTTTCCTGGTACACCTACTCGCCGACTCGGGTTCGTTATCCGTACGCGCGCGGTGTGCTGGTGGAGATGTACCGCGAGGCCAAACAGCGTGTCGGCGATCCGGTCGAGGCGTGGGCGGACATTCAAGCCGACCCGGTCCGACGGCGAACCTACCAGCGGGCACGCGGTAAGGGCGGCCTGGTGCGTGTGTCCTGGGGCGAGGCCACCGAGATGATCGCCGCCGCGCACGTGCACACCATCAAGACGTACGGTCCCGACCGGGTGACCGGGTTTTCCCCGATCCCCGCGATGTCGATGGCCTCCTTCGCCGCCGGTTCTCGCTTCATCGAACTACTCGGCGGCGTCATGACCTCGTTCTATGACTGGTACGCCGACCTCCCGGTGGCCTCTCCGCAGGTGTTCGGTGACCAGACCGACGTTCCCGAGTCCGGGGACTGGTGGGATGCCTCGTATCTGCTGATGTGGGGTTCGAACGTTCCCGTGACCCGCACACCGGACGCTCACTGGATGGCCGAGGTCCGCTACCGGGGCACCAAGGTGGTGTCGATCAGCCCCGACTACGCCGACAACACCAAGTTCGCGGACGAGTGGATGCCCTGTGCCGCGGGTACGGACGGGGCGATGGCCATGGCAATGGGGCATGTCATCTTGTCCGAGTTCTTCGTCACCAGGCGTGAACCCTTCTTCGTGGACTACGTCCGACAGTTCACCGACCTGCCGTTCCTCGTCAAACTCGAAGAACGTGACGGGCGGATCGTGCCGGGGAAGAATCTGACCGCCGCAGACCTGGGCGAGACCAGTGAGAACGCCGCGTTCAAACCGGTGCTCGTCGACGGGGCAACCAACGCGGTGGTGGTGCCGCATGGTTCGCTCGGCTTCCGCTACGGCGACGAGGGCATCGGCAAATGGAACCTCGACCTCGGCGACCTCGCCCCGGCCCTGACCGTCGCCGCCGACGGCGCCACCGGTGAGACCGCAGTGGTTCACCTGCCCAATTTCGACACCACCGACGGCCACGGTACGATCATCATGCGCGGTGTGCCCGTGCGCCGGGTGGGGGAGCACCGGGTGTGCTCGGTGTTCGACCTGATGTTGGCGCAGTACGGGGTCGAACGGTCCGGACTCCCCGGCGAGTGGCCCACCGGCTACGACGACCCTCGAACCGCGTACACCCCGGCGTGGCAGGAACCGCTCACCGGTGTCAGCGCCACGCAGGTCACCCGGATCGCCAGGGAGTTCGCGAACAACGCCATCGAGTCCGGCGGGCGTTCGATGATCATCATGGGCGCGGGCATCTGCCAGTGGTTCCACGGCGATACCACCTACCGGGCGGTGCTCGCCCTGCTGATCCTCACCGGGGCGATGGGTCGCAACGGCGGCGGCTGGGCGCACTACGTCGGTCAGGAGAAGGTCCGCCCGCTGACCGGGTGGACGACCGTCGCCATGGGTACTGATTGGACCCGTCCGCCCAGGCAGATGGCGGGCACCTCCTACTGGTACGCGCACACCGATCAGTGGCGCTATGACGGATATCGCGCCGACGCGCTCGCAAGTCCCACCGGGCGCGGGCGTTTCCACGGACGGCACACCATGGACGTGATGGCCTCGGCGGTGGCGATGGGGTGGACGCCGTTCTATCCGCAGTTCGACCGGTCCAGCCTCGACCTGGCAGACGAGGCCGCGGCGCAAGGTCGGGACGTGATCGGTCACGTCGTCGAACAACTCGGAAGCGGTGAGCTCGGGCTTGCGGTCACAGACCCGGACAATCCGCAGAACTGGCCCCGGGTGCTCAGTGTGTGGCGCTCGAATCTGCTGGGCTCGTCGAGCAAGGGCAACGAGTACTTTCTGCAACATCTACTCGGTACCGATTCGAATCTTTCGGCCGAGCCGACACGGGAAGACCTTCGTCCGGGCGACGTGATGTGGACCGACGAGATTCCCGAGGGCAAACTGGACATGTTGATGTCGATCGACTTCCGGATGACCTCGACCACGCTGCTCTCGGATGTGGTGCTGCCCGCCGCGACCTGGTACGAGAAGGGTGACCTGTCGACCACGGACATGCACCCGTACATCAACGCGTTCTCGCCGGCGATCGATCCGCCCTGGGAAACGCGGTCCGATTTCGAGGCGTTCGGCGCGGTGGCGCGGGCGTTCAGCGCGATGGCGACAAAGCACCTCGGTGTTCGACGTGATGTGGTGATGGGGACGCTGCAACACGACACCCCCGGCGCGATGGCCTATCCCGGTGGTACTGAGCATGATTGGCGTGCAGCGGGGGAGACTCCGGTCCCGGGAAGGACGATGGGACCGTTGATCGTCGTCGAACGAGACTACCCGGCGATCGCGGACAAGTGGGCGGCGCTGGGGCCCTTGGTGGAGGAGGTCGGCCTGATCACCAAGGGCGTAACCACTCACCCCCATCAGGAAGTGGCTGAACTCGCGGCCAAACACGGAGTGATGAATATCGGTGCCGCCGCGGGTCGGCCAGCATTGAACACCGCGGAAAAGATGTGCGACACGATCCTCGCACTGTCCGGTACCTCCAATGGCCGACTGGCCGTCGAGGGCTTCGAGGAGCTCGAGAAGCGGACCGGGCGCCCGCTGGTGCACCTCGCCGAAGGCAGCGAAGAACGTCGGATCACGTACGCCGACACCCAGTCCCGCCCCGTGCCGGTGATCACCAGCCCGGAGTGGTCCGGCAGTGAATCCGGGGGACGCCGGTACGCGCCGTTCACGGTGAACATCGAAGAACTCAAGCCCTTTCACACCCTGACCGGCCGCATGCATTTCTTCCTCGACCACGACTGGATCGAGGAACTGGGGGAGCAGTTGCCGATCTACCGGCCGCCACTGGACATGGCACGGCTCTTCGAAGGGCCCGAGCTGGGCACCCACAGGAACGGCATCGGGCTGGCCGTCCGCTACCTGACCCCACACTCCAAATGGTCGATCCACTCGGAATACCAGGACAATCTGTTCATGCTGTCCCTCTCCCGCGGGGGACCCACCATGTGGATGAGCCCGAATGACGCCGCGAAGATCGAGGTGAAGGACAACGACTGGGTCGAGGCCGAGAACCGCAACGGGATCATCGTGTGCCGCGCTGTCGTCTCCCATCGCATGCCCGACGGTGTCGTCTTCGTCTATCACGCACAAGAACGCACCATTGACGTGCCACTGACCGAGAAATCCGGTAAGCGCGGTGGAATCCACAACTCATTGACCCGATTGCTGATCAAACCGTCGCACCTCGCTGGCGGGTACGCGCAGATGTCCTTCGCTTTCAACTATCTCGGGCCCACCGGTAACCAGCGCGACGAAGTGACGGTGGTGCGGCGGCGTTCACAGGAGGTGACGTACTGA